In the Desulfosporosinus acidiphilus SJ4 genome, CGATTCGGCTCTTTCCCTTATGTTGCCATAATAGAACGCAGTGATAAGGTCGTTATACCGTATTTAGACGGTATCTACAGCACGATTTTGTTAAAGGATGTCGCTAAACGAGAAGGTATAACCGATGTTTCTCTTTTGGAAAACATAATAAAATTTGTCGCTGCAAGCGTCGGAAGCCCTATCTCTACTAAAAAAATCAGTGATACTATTAACTCAAGTGGACGGAAGATTTCGGTCAACACTGTAGAACATTACCTGCGTGCCCTGACGGACAGCTATATTTTCTATAAAGTTGAGCGTTACGACATCAAGGGCAAGCAGCATCTGAAAACACTGGGCAAATACTATCTTGTAGACTCCGGTATCCGTAACTTGTTACTTTCGACTTCATCATCCGACCTTGGTCACATGATTGAAAACGTGGTATACCTAGAGCTACTCAGGCGCGGGTCCAAGGTCAATATCGGCAAACTTTACGAAAAAGAGGTTGACTTTGTTGCCAGCGACATGAATGGAAGAACCTACTACCAGGTAGCTGCCACGGTACTCGATGAAAGCACTTTGAATCGCGAACTGGAACCTTTGGAGAAAATTGCGGACAATTATCCAAAGATTCTCTTGACGCTTGACGATATTGGTCCCGGAAGAAATTTTGCAGGTATCCGCCATCTCAATCTACTTGACTGGCTCCAGAAAGGGGAGCCATAAAAAACAAACAGGTTAAAAGATAAAAAAATAGCCAGGAAACATGAAATCTGGCTATTTTTGTGTTAAAATCGTGCGAATTACTATGCTAGAAATCTGCTAAATTTCTGCGATTCTTAATGCGATTTTTGATTTTCCACTCCAAAACTGAGCCCCTTAGACATTGATCTAAGGGGTTCAGTTCTGGAGTGGAAAACTCAAAATAGCATAGGTTTAGCGCAGAATGAGCAGTTATGCTGGGCTAGCACGGTGAATAGTAAACGCTTAACGCCTGCCCAACGTCTTTGAGTTACAGAGAAACATTTTAATATTATTTAAAGATATTAATCTATATTTGCTGAATGAAAAACGTTATGTTTTCAAGGGGTAATTCCCATTTCAGGGTAATTGTTAAACAAAATGGTTATAATTACCTAAATGCAAAACCGTGGAAGGTGGATAAATGCGAAAGAAATGGTTGGTCCTAATATTGCTTGTAATAGGGTTAGGGGTTACAAGTGCCTTTATCTTACATAGCTACAAGAATTTCAAGGTACAGCAGGGTTTCGTACCCTTACCGTTGTCCTTCGATCCCTATACGTCTGTTTCCACTTATGACTGGAATGGTAATATGGTTAGCATCGAGGGAGGGTTTGTAAAAGGGAAAATCGCAGATAACTCTAACCAAGAAAGTTTACTGCTTCGATCTCTTTCGCCAACCCCAGTCGTTTCATTTAAGAGTGGAATAAAAAAGTCATATGGCATCAGATTAGAAAACGTGAACCCTGCTATGATAAAGACCCGTGACCAAATCGGAAACCTTAAGGCTATTGACCCGCACACGATTTCATTTACGGTAGACCTTCAGGCGAACCAGCTCAAAACCATTAAATTTGAACTTAGTGCTCAAGAGAATCCTGAAGTGATCATGCTAGGGGATAATAGAAACGGCTATGGTACGTTTTCTAACATTATCGACCAAGTAAACGCTATTAAACCTGCCTTTGTTGTAGACAACGGCGATCTCGTCTACGGAGGAGAACCGAATAGGTATAGGCTTTTTTACGAAACTGTTTCCAAGCTTCAAGTTCCACTCTATACAACGTTAGGAAATCACGACATCCGTGAGAACGGTCTGCCAATATATACAGAGCTTTTTGGCCCTGCTTACTATTCCTTTGACTATTTGAAGAATCACTTTATCTTTTTGGACAGTTCAAGAGGGTGGACAGAAAAAACGGCTATCTCTCCTGAACAATATCGTTGGCTTGAAGCAGACCTTCAAAATGCGCAGGATAAACGCATTTTCGTTGTTTCCCACATTCCTCCCACTGATCCCCGAGCCAATGTTACGCCGAATACCTATCCAGAGTCACAAAAAACTGGCGTATTGCAAAAATTGATGAACAAATTAAGTGGTACAAGTGATATAGACCATGCATTCAACGACAAAGCCGAAGCCAAAAAGTTTGAAGACTTGATGACTAAGTATAAGGTTGATACTGTTTTCTTGTCGCACATTCATAGCTTTTTCAGCTTTGTAAGAGGAAACGTTAGGTACATTATTACTGGAGGAGCCGGAGCTGAACTTCTAAGTGAAGGCAGCGAATACCATTATATTCGTGTTCATATAACAGATGATGAGAATTATTTAGAGATCGTTGAATTGCCGTCTCCGCCTAATCAAATAATCGATCGATATTGGGCTGCGGCACAGTTATTCCTTAGTTCAACCTATAAAGAATATTCTTCGCTTGTCTTAGCTATTGGCCTATTTCTAGTATTGATCTTAGGCTGGATACTTTGGGTATTGCGCCTTAAATGGTGGCCGTTCCTTAAAAAATTAGGTCGCTGGATTTATGAAGTAGCAAAACTTTCTATTCTAAAGTACAAAGAAATTGTCCGCAATAAATAAGTAATAGTTCAACTTAATGAGAGAAAGACCCCTGATAATTCGGTGAATTAGTCAGGGGTCTTTCTGGATGCCGTGTTAGCATGTGTTATTCTGACGCTTTAACATAGTTTCCATAATGGAAAATCCTTAGTCCAAGGTTTGTTATTGGTTT is a window encoding:
- a CDS encoding ATP-binding protein yields the protein MIQRQEYLNQLISGREKQIIKVVTGVRRCGKSTLFTLYIDYLKSTGVSEEQIVSINLEDVEHEELLNYKALYDYVKERLCKDKNTYVFIDEVQNCKSFEKAVNSLFIKPNVDVYITGSNAYMLSGELATLLSGRYVTIDMLPLSFKEYCESTSSAGKTIRENFNDYLRFGSFPYVAIIERSDKVVIPYLDGIYSTILLKDVAKREGITDVSLLENIIKFVAASVGSPISTKKISDTINSSGRKISVNTVEHYLRALTDSYIFYKVERYDIKGKQHLKTLGKYYLVDSGIRNLLLSTSSSDLGHMIENVVYLELLRRGSKVNIGKLYEKEVDFVASDMNGRTYYQVAATVLDESTLNRELEPLEKIADNYPKILLTLDDIGPGRNFAGIRHLNLLDWLQKGEP
- a CDS encoding metallophosphoesterase family protein, with protein sequence MRKKWLVLILLVIGLGVTSAFILHSYKNFKVQQGFVPLPLSFDPYTSVSTYDWNGNMVSIEGGFVKGKIADNSNQESLLLRSLSPTPVVSFKSGIKKSYGIRLENVNPAMIKTRDQIGNLKAIDPHTISFTVDLQANQLKTIKFELSAQENPEVIMLGDNRNGYGTFSNIIDQVNAIKPAFVVDNGDLVYGGEPNRYRLFYETVSKLQVPLYTTLGNHDIRENGLPIYTELFGPAYYSFDYLKNHFIFLDSSRGWTEKTAISPEQYRWLEADLQNAQDKRIFVVSHIPPTDPRANVTPNTYPESQKTGVLQKLMNKLSGTSDIDHAFNDKAEAKKFEDLMTKYKVDTVFLSHIHSFFSFVRGNVRYIITGGAGAELLSEGSEYHYIRVHITDDENYLEIVELPSPPNQIIDRYWAAAQLFLSSTYKEYSSLVLAIGLFLVLILGWILWVLRLKWWPFLKKLGRWIYEVAKLSILKYKEIVRNK